A portion of the Echeneis naucrates chromosome 5, fEcheNa1.1, whole genome shotgun sequence genome contains these proteins:
- the slc26a6l1 gene encoding solute carrier family 26 member 6, like 1, translating to MDSAHRLGKYRVEREVLDEQRLEEVTLRKAHSDTRPSLIEQLKNSLRCTVPQLKRRVLSILPILYWLPKYSVWDYGMPDLISGISVGIIHLPQGMAYALLASLPPVFGLYTSLYPALIYFFFGTSRHISIGTFTVLSIMVGSVTERLAPDLYFLKVNETNITAEVDTVARDSYRVQVAAATTVLGGLIQVVLGLVKFGFVGTYLSEPLVRAYTTAAAAHAVVAQLKYIFGVSPTRFSGPLSLVYTLRDVCSLLPQTHLPTLLVSAVSMVFLVAAKELNSFLSPKLPVPIPVELITIVAVTLISNYAHLNSNYTISVVGEIPCGLSPPEVPDVTIFGEVIGDAFALAIVGYAISISLGKTFALKHGYKVDSNQELVALGLSNVVGGFFQCYSVCPSMSRSLVQETTGGKTQMAGVASALIVFVTILKLGPLFQELPKAVLAVIVFVNLKGMFKQYTDVVTLWRRNKIDLVVWLVTWVSTLLLNLDLGLAASITFALLTVIFRTQMPTYSVLGNVPGTELYLDIETHREAREIPGVTIFRSSATVYFANAELYLEALKEKSGLDISKMIIYKRRQEAKQKRRERRAKRRAKRQAKREKRAQRSTKQLSAAPAFSMEEEPGWMDTCIDDEEQVWTERENGTVFVIPTSPSAADGPCRWEYLKGGDPDCSSLGWLSELQDGDTTTLGSSSEDTLSRDLERVSLGSLGKWTWDIHSIILDLSTANFIDTVAIKTMKNIFHDFSEIDVDIYMAGCQASVVEQLELGDFFSESITKRRLFTTVHDAVLYCLNHRGATSFPKYEPKVH from the exons ATGGACTCTGCACACAGGTTAGGGAAATACAGAGTGGAGAGGGAAGTTCTGGATGAGCAGAGATTGGAAGAGGTAACGCTGAGAAAAGCACACTCTGATACTCGCCCTTCTCTAATTGAGCAGCTTAAAAACTCCTTAAG ATGTACAGTACCCCAGCTGAAACGAAGGGTGCTGAGCATCTTACCTATATTATACTGGTTGCCCAAATACTCAGTTTGGGACTATGGCATGCCAGACCTCATCTCTGGGATTAGTGTGGGTATAATTCACCTGCCTCAAG GTATGGCTTATGCATTGTTGGCTTCCTTACCTCCTGTATTTGGACTCTATACTTCCCTCTATCCAGCATTAATCTACTTCTTTTTTGGAACATCGCGTCATATTTCCATTG GTACATTCACTGTGCTCAGCATCATGGTGGGCAGTGTGACAGAAAGACTTGCTCCAGATTTGTATTTCCTCAAAGtgaatgagacaaacataaCAGCAGAGGTGGACACAGTTGCACGGGACTCCTACAGGGTGCAGGTCGCAGCTGCTACTACTGTCTTAGGAGGACTCATTCAG GTGGTACTGGGCTTGGTAAAGTTTGGCTTTGTGGGGACGTACCTATCTGAGCCTCTGGTGCGGGCTTACACAACGGCTGCTGCAGCTCATGCTGTCGTGGCACAACTGAAGTACATTTTTGGTGTTTCGCCCACACGGTTCAGTGGTCCGCTGTCACTGGTCTAT ACTCTGAGGGATGTTTGCTCCCTGCTGCCACAGACTCATCTTCCCACCCTGCTAGTCAGTGCTGTGTCTATGGTGTTTCTGGTAGCAGCCAAGGAGCTCAACTCCTTCCTCAGTCCAAAGCTGCCAGTGCCTATCCCAGTGGAGCTCATCACA ATTGTCGCTGTAACACTGATATCAAACTACGCCCACTTGAACAGCAACTACACAATTTCAGTTGTTGGAGAAATTCCTTGTGG ATTAAGTCCCCCCGAAGTTCCAGATGTGACCATATTTGGGGAAGTTATTGGTGATGCTTTTGCACTGGCTATTGTTGGATATGCTATATCAATTTCACTTGGAAAAACCTTTGCACTAAAGCACGGGTACAAGGTTGACAGTAACCAG GAGCTGGTGGCTCTGGGTCTCAGTAATGTGGTGGGAGGCTTCTTTCAGTGCTACTCTGTGTGCCCCTCCATGTCGCGAAGTCTCGTCCAAGAGACcactggaggaaaaacacaa ATGGCTGGAGTGGCCTCCgctctgattgtgtttgtgacCATACTGAAACTTGGACCACTCTTCCAGGAATTGCCAAAG GCCGTCCTCGCAgtgattgtttttgtaaatCTGAAGGGCATGTTCAAGCAGTACACTGATGTTGTAACACTGTGGAGGCGCAACAAGATAGATCTG GTGGTGTGGTTGGTCACTTGGGTGTCAACGCTGCTCCTGAATTTGGATCTGGGTCTGGCTGCATCGATCACCTTTGCTTTGCTTACTGTTATCTTTAGGACTCAGAT GCCAACGTACTCTGTTCTGGGAAATGTTCCAGGTACAGAACTGTATTTGGATATcgagacacacagagag GCGAGAGAGATTCCAGGAGTTACTATATTCCGCTCATCTGCAACAGTATATTTTGCCAATGCTGAACTCTACCTTGAAGCCCTGAAAGAAAAG AGTGGGCTTGACATCAGTAAAATGATTATCTACAAGAGGAGGCAAGAGGCCAAACAGAAGCGTAGAGAAAGGAGAGCTAAGAGGCGCGCAAAAAGGCAGGCCAAGAGAGAG AAACGAGCACAGAGGTCAACAAAACAGCTCTCTGCTGCGCCGGCGTTCTCCATGGAGGAAGAGCCCGGCTGGATGGACACGTGCATCGACGACGAAGAACAGGTCTGGACTGAGAGAGAGAACGGGACAGTGTTTGTCATTCCAACCTCTCCCAGTGCAGCAGATGGCCCGTGTAGATGGGAATACCTGAAAGGAGGAGATCCAGACTGCTCAAGTTTAGGTTGGCTGTCTGAGCTGCAGGACGGGGACACCACCACTCTGGGCTCCAGCAGTGAGGACACATTGAGTCGTGACCTGGAGCGGGTCTCTCTGGGTTCTCTGGGCAAGTGGACCTGGGACATTCACTCCATCATTCTTGACCTTTCCACAGCTAACTTCATTGACACAGTGGCTATAAAAACCATGAAAAAT ATTTTCCATGACTTCAGTGAGATTGATGTGGATATCTACATGGCTGGCTGTCAGG cctctgtagTGGAGCAGTTGGAGCTTGGTGATTTCTTCTCTGAGTCGATTACAAAAAGGCGTCTTTTTACCACTGTTCATGATGCCGTGCTGTACTGCCTGAACCACCGTGGAGCAACATCATTCCCCAAATATGAGCCGAAAGTG CACTGA
- the p4htmb gene encoding transmembrane prolyl 4-hydroxylase → MNAQQDAPDVEDSSPSQSATSPLRPPCERLSCHKSSVCSRSYFVVVMVFFHVYIINVIALLFYVHYSSGQEDASRSRDAPATNHQCPERPPSKPEFLREVSLTRIEGIRVGHVQRVSLIPGTVHEMRTLSLKPLLFEIPGFLSADECRVVMQLAQLKGLMESQLMVQDGQEELAKELNLSPEEIFNLLDINQDGQLQLHEILTHSRVRDGIWLTPENLREIYAGLKADKDGNDLLSLEEFKLLSNDAFQRFLLQRGVKRSQLVRNSRHTWLYQGKGAHQVLQDIKARVTRLTRLPPTLVDLSEPLQVVRYEEGGHYHAHHDSGPVYPETACTHTRLAANTSTPFETSCRYITVLFYLNSVEGGGETAFPVADNRTYDEVSLIQNDVDLLDTRRNCDRSNLRVKPTKGTAVFWYNYLSDGRGWVGEQDEYALHGGCVVTLGTKWVANKWINIDPDYQRQARYQQLVSQHPEEDDDGLTLNPDIQSPTIHQDL, encoded by the exons ATGAATGCGCAGCAGGACGCTCCAGATGTGGAGGACAGCTCTCCGTCCCAGAGCGCGACCTCACCTCTGCGGCCGCCCTGCGAGCGCCTCTCCTGCCATAAGAGCAGCGTGTGCTCCCGCTCCTACTTCGTGGTGGTCATGGTGTTTTTTCACGTCTACATCATCAACGTTATAGCGTTGCTGTTTTACGTGCACTACAGCAGCGGGCAGGAGGACGCGAGCCGGAGTCGTGATGCTCCGGCCACGAACCACCAGTGCCCGGAGCGGCCGCCATCAAAACCCGAGTTTCTGCGTGAGGTGTCCCTGACGAGGATCGAGGGAATAAGG GTGGGACATGTCCAGAGGGTGTCCCTGATCCCTGGCACAGTTCATGAGATGCGGACTTTGAGTCTGAAACCTTTGTTGTTTG AGATCCCTGGGTTTCTGTCAGCAGATGAGTGTCGTGTTGTGATGCAGCTGGCGCAGCTAAAGGGTCTCATGGAAAGCCAGCTCATGGTGCAAGATGGTCAGGAAGAGCTGGCCAAGGAGCTCAACCTCAGCCCAGAGGAGATCTTCAACCTTCTTGATATCAACCAGGACGGCCAGTTGCAGCTCCATGAG ATTCTGACTCACTCTCGAGTGAGGGACGGCATCTGGCTCACACCAGAGAACCTGCGAGAAATCTACGCAGGGCTCAAGGCTGACAAGGATGGTAACG ATTTGTTGAGCCTGGAAGAGTTCAAGCTCCTGAGCAACGATGCATTTCAGCGCTTCCTGCTTCAGCGTGGGGTGAAAAGGAGTCAGCTGGTGAGGAATAGCAGACACACTTGGCTTTACCAGGGGAAAGGAGCACACCAGGTCCTCCAAGACATCAAGGCCAG GGTGACTCGCCTCACCCGGCTGCCACCCACATTAGTGGACCTCAGTGAGCCACTTCAGGTGGTCCGTTATGAGGAAGGAGGGCACTACCACGCCCACCATGACAGTGGCCCCGTCTACCCTGAAACTGCCTGCACGCACACTCGCCTTGCAGCTAACACCTCCACCCCTTTTGAGACATCTTGCAG GTACATCACAGTACTCTTCTACCTGAACTCTGTTGAGGGGGGCGGGGAGACCGCATTCCCTGTGGCAGACAACAGGACCTATGATGAAGTG TCTCTAATACAGAATGACGTGGATCTTTTGGACACCAGAAGGAACTGTGACAGGAGCAACCTCAGGGTGAAGCCTACCAAAGGGACAGCTGTTTTCTGGTACAATTACCTTTCTGATGGACGAG GCTGGGTGGGGGAGCAGGATGAATATGCTCTGCATGGAGGGTGCGTAGTCACCCTTGGCACAAAGTGGGTCGCCAATAAATGGATAAACATCGATCCAGACTACCAGAGGCAGGCTCGCTATCAGCAGCTGGTGTCACAGCAtccagaggaggatgatgatggtctGACTCTGAACCCTGACATACAGAGCCCCACAATCCACCAAGACTTGTAG